A genome region from Paralichthys olivaceus isolate ysfri-2021 chromosome 6, ASM2471397v2, whole genome shotgun sequence includes the following:
- the pex10 gene encoding peroxisome biogenesis factor 10 yields the protein MPLGPANHSQLIRSIQKDEYYQTFLKNNSNEAFQTLAGSKRWLDWRKEIELLSDLVYYGLTTFSGYQTLGEEYVGVVQVDPTKRQIPSRARRGCFVLCHALLPYLLDKVLVCLENELDGGQESLSRVRRRPAGTWSLESWLRMWVQKAVGLLSEPQRKTCLPAIFVLRQGLTLLHRFHVALFYLSGSFYHLSKRMAGISYLHVMGRYGSDGTIRSSYRLLGAVSLLQLVTTVCLQLNNFRQRQRARTEWKLYRKLSPQRTKSSSSRVARCILCLEERRHSTSTPCGHLFCWECITEWCNTKAECPLCREKFQPHRLVYLRNYS from the exons ATGCCTCTCGGCCCCGCTAACCATTCCCAGTTGATTCGTTCCATCCAGAAGGACGAATATTATCAAACGTTCCTGAAGAACAACAGCAACGAAGCCTTTCAGACTCTTGCCG GGTCCAAACGATGGCTGGACTGGAGGAAAGAGATAGAGCTGCTGTCAGATCTTGTCTACTATGGTTTAACAACATTCTCTG GTTACCAAACTCTTGGTGAAGAGTACGTCGGCGTCGTACAGGTGGATCCCACTAAACGGCAGATCCCCTCCCGGGCAAGACGAGGCTGCTTTGTCCTCTGTCATGCCCTCTTGCCGTATCTTCTGGACAAGGTCCTGGTGTGCTTGGAGAACGAGCTGGATGGTGGGCAGGAGAGCCTCAGCCGTGTCAGGCGGCGGCCTGCCGGGACATGGAGCCTGGAGTCTTGGCTGAGGATGTGGGTGCAGAAGGCAGTGGGGCTGTTGTCAGAGCCCCAGAGGAAAACGTGCTTACCGGCCATTTTCGTCCTCCGTCAGGGTCTGACCCTCCTGCACCGATTCCATGTGGCTCTGTTCTACCTCAGTGGCTCTTTTTATCACCTGTCCAAGAGGATGGCTGGTATCAGCTAT ctGCATGTGATGGGGCGATACGGCAGTGACGGGACCATCAGAAGCAGCTACAGGCTGCTAGGTGCCGTGTCCCTCCTTCAGCTGGTCACCACTGTTTGTCTCCAGCTCAATaatttcagacagagacagagagccagGACGGAGTGGAAGCTCTACAGAAAGCTCAG TCCTCAGCGCACGAAGAGCTCGAGCTCGAGAGTCGCCCGCTGCATCCTCtgtctggaggagaggagacactccacctccaccccctgTGGACACCTCTTCTGCTGGGAGTGCATCACAGAGTGGTGCAACACCAAG GCAGAGTGCCCCCTTTGTCGGGAGAAGTTCCAGCCTCACAGACTCGTGTACCTCCGGAACTACAGCTAG